Part of the Roseomonas sp. OT10 genome, ATCCGGCATGGAGGGCCGATGGCCCATCCAGAACCCCACCCGCTCGGCCGGCAGGTCGCGCGGCAGCCCGGGGAAGGCGGCAAGGAGATGATCGCGCAGGATCTCCGCGCGCCTCCAGTCCGGCGCCGCGTCCAGCCCCGCGATCTCCACCTGTCCCGAAGCGCGCAGCCCGGCGCGCGTCATGGTGACCCCCATCTTCCCATCCGAGGGCATGACGGGCGTGCGCGGCCCCGTCTCCGCTCCCCGGATCACGGCGTGGTAGCCGCGCTCGCTCTCCAGCGGGAGGGAGGGGCCGACACGGGCCGCGAGCGGGGCGGAGCGGATGCCCGCGCAGACCACGGCGCGATCGGCCGCGACCTCGCCGCCCGGGGTGAGCACCGCGCGCAGCCGGCCGCCCTCGATGCGGAAGCCCGTCGCGGCCTCCCGCCGGATCGCTGCGCCCCCGGCCCGGGCCAGGGCGGCCAGCGCGGCGACATAGGCGCCGGGGTCGGTGCAGTGCCCCCCCTCCTCCACCAGCACGCCGAAGCCGTACTGCCGGCCCAGCTCCGGCTCGTGCCGGTGCAGCGCCTCGGCATCCAGCTCCTGCCAGGCGATGCCCACCTGCCGGCGGATGCGCCAGGACATGGCCTCCGCCTCGAACGCCGCGCGCGAGGGGTAGACATACATCAGCCCGCGCCGCTGGATCAGCTCCGCCACCCCGGCGCGCTCGGCCAGGGCCTGGTGCAGAGCCGGCGCGCCGACCAGAAGGCCGCGCAGCGCCTGGGCCGTCCGCAGCACCTGGGCCTCGTTCCGCCCGGACCAGAGGTAGCGCAGCAGCCAGGGCATGACCCTCGGCAGGTAGGACCAGCGGATGGAGAGTGGCCCCAGCGGATCGGCCAGGAAGCCCGGCACCTTGCGCCACAGCCCCGGCGTGGCCGGCGGGATGACGGACATGGGCGAGAGCCAGCAGCCATTGCCGTAGGAGGCCGCCTGCTCGCCGCCCGGCTCG contains:
- a CDS encoding NAD(P)/FAD-dependent oxidoreductase, with the protein product MTRPHVVVIGAGIVGVCSALAVLAEGLRVTILDPGEPGGEQAASYGNGCWLSPMSVIPPATPGLWRKVPGFLADPLGPLSIRWSYLPRVMPWLLRYLWSGRNEAQVLRTAQALRGLLVGAPALHQALAERAGVAELIQRRGLMYVYPSRAAFEAEAMSWRIRRQVGIAWQELDAEALHRHEPELGRQYGFGVLVEEGGHCTDPGAYVAALAALARAGGAAIRREAATGFRIEGGRLRAVLTPGGEVAADRAVVCAGIRSAPLAARVGPSLPLESERGYHAVIRGAETGPRTPVMPSDGKMGVTMTRAGLRASGQVEIAGLDAAPDWRRAEILRDHLLAAFPGLPRDLPAERVGFWMGHRPSMPDGLPCLGTARDCADVVLAFGHGHVGLVAGPRTGELVGALLAGRTPDLSLVPFDPRRFG